Proteins found in one Falsirhodobacter algicola genomic segment:
- the ychF gene encoding redox-regulated ATPase YchF: MGFRMGIVGLPNVGKSTLFNALTRTAAAQAANFPFCTIEPNVGEVAVPDARLDTLAEIAGSKQVIPARMTFVDIAGLVRGASRGEGLGNQFLANIRECDAIAHVLRCFEDGDITHVEGRIDPVADAETIETELMLADMDSIERRLANLSRKLKGGDKEAADQDRLLRLAQTALNEGRPARTIAVSEDDQKAWRMLQLLTAKPVLYVCNVEESAAAEGNGESARVAEMAARQGAGTVVISARIEEEISQLDAEESAMFLSEMGLEEAGLDRLIRAGYELLGLQTYFTVGPKEARAWTIHKGMLAPQAAGVIHGDFEKGFIRAETVAYADYVAGKGEAGAKEAGKFRVEGKTYEVKDGDVLHFLFNG; this comes from the coding sequence ATGGGCTTTCGCATGGGTATCGTGGGCTTGCCGAACGTGGGCAAGTCGACCCTCTTCAACGCGCTGACCCGCACGGCGGCGGCGCAGGCGGCGAACTTTCCCTTCTGCACGATCGAGCCGAATGTCGGCGAGGTGGCGGTGCCGGATGCGCGGCTGGACACGCTGGCGGAGATCGCCGGCTCCAAGCAGGTGATCCCGGCGCGGATGACCTTCGTCGATATCGCGGGCCTCGTGCGCGGGGCATCGCGCGGTGAGGGTCTGGGCAACCAGTTCCTTGCCAATATCCGCGAATGCGACGCCATCGCCCATGTGCTGCGCTGCTTCGAGGATGGGGACATCACCCATGTCGAAGGCCGGATCGACCCCGTCGCCGATGCCGAGACGATCGAGACGGAGCTGATGCTCGCCGATATGGATTCGATCGAGCGTCGCTTGGCCAACCTCTCGCGCAAGCTGAAGGGCGGCGACAAGGAGGCCGCCGATCAGGACCGCCTGCTGCGCCTTGCCCAGACCGCGCTGAACGAAGGCCGCCCCGCCCGCACCATCGCCGTGTCCGAGGACGATCAGAAGGCATGGCGGATGTTGCAACTGCTGACGGCCAAGCCCGTCCTCTATGTCTGCAACGTCGAGGAATCGGCTGCGGCCGAGGGCAATGGCGAATCCGCCCGCGTGGCCGAGATGGCGGCGCGTCAGGGGGCGGGCACAGTCGTCATCTCCGCCCGCATCGAAGAAGAGATCAGCCAACTCGACGCCGAGGAATCGGCGATGTTCCTGTCGGAGATGGGCCTCGAGGAAGCGGGCCTCGACCGGTTGATCCGCGCGGGCTACGAGCTTCTGGGCCTTCAGACCTATTTCACCGTCGGCCCGAAAGAGGCCCGCGCCTGGACCATCCACAAGGGGATGCTGGCCCCGCAGGCCGCCGGTGTGATCCATGGCGATTTCGAGAAGGGCTTCATCCGCGCCGAAACCGTGGCCTATGCCGACTATGTCGCCGGCAAGGGCGA
- the trpA gene encoding tryptophan synthase subunit alpha yields the protein MTRIDAKFAALKSEGKKAFVAYLMAGDPDADTTLAVMRGMPGAGVDIIELGMPFTDPMADGSTIQTAGQRALEGGQTLDRTLDIARRFREGDDSTPIVLMGYYNPIYSRGVDRFLQQAIEAGIDGLIVVDLPPEEDDELCLPAQAAGLNFIRLATPTTDAARLPRVLQNTSGFVYYVSITGITGAAAPQAVDVAPEVERIKASTDLPVIVGFGITTAEAAEDIAAIADGCVVGSAIVKLVGEGRPVDEILARVADLAGGAHRA from the coding sequence ATGACCCGGATCGATGCCAAATTCGCCGCCCTCAAGTCCGAGGGCAAGAAGGCCTTCGTCGCCTATCTGATGGCGGGCGATCCGGATGCCGACACGACGCTGGCGGTGATGCGCGGCATGCCCGGCGCGGGCGTCGACATCATCGAACTGGGCATGCCCTTCACCGATCCGATGGCCGATGGCTCCACCATTCAGACGGCGGGGCAGCGCGCGCTCGAAGGTGGGCAGACGCTGGACCGCACGCTCGACATCGCGCGGCGCTTCCGCGAGGGCGACGACAGCACGCCGATCGTGCTGATGGGCTATTACAACCCGATCTATTCGCGCGGCGTGGACCGTTTCCTTCAACAGGCGATCGAGGCCGGGATCGACGGGTTGATCGTCGTGGACCTGCCGCCCGAAGAGGATGACGAGCTGTGCCTTCCGGCGCAGGCCGCGGGGCTGAACTTCATCCGGCTGGCGACGCCGACCACCGATGCCGCGCGCCTGCCGCGCGTGCTGCAGAACACCTCGGGCTTCGTCTATTACGTCTCCATCACCGGGATCACGGGGGCGGCCGCGCCGCAGGCCGTCGATGTCGCCCCGGAGGTGGAACGGATCAAGGCCTCCACCGATCTGCCGGTGATCGTCGGCTTCGGCATCACCACCGCCGAAGCGGCAGAGGACATCGCCGCCATCGCCGATGGCTGCGTCGTCGGTTCGGCGATCGTGAAGCTGGTGGGGGAGGGGCGGCCCGTGGATGAGATTCTGGCCCGCGTGGCCGATCTTGCCGGCGGCGCGCACCGCGCCTGA